A portion of the Tachysurus fulvidraco isolate hzauxx_2018 chromosome 8, HZAU_PFXX_2.0, whole genome shotgun sequence genome contains these proteins:
- the LOC113649544 gene encoding ecto-ADP-ribosyltransferase 5-like isoform X1 codes for MRQAVFILTTTAIIIVIINTGAVLSNRKKNSAYKLDMAPDSVDDQFIGCAEETHKLIIDKVLKEDLIKSKEFNKSWNKYSNITDNFTRIIKVYTDPLGDLYSKFNAAVSSGKKHYPKTFNYTAFHFLLTRAIQIYKVLSCVDVFRRTNVDFNIPKINDVMRFGRFASTSVKDDMHKKFGSKSCFKINTCFGANISNISKIPDEEEVLVPPYEIFIIKNIEKKQMNCEVLYTLKSVGNFSCMDCELLNPPHHHHHITPT; via the exons ATGAGGCAAGCTGTTTTCATCCTCACCACCACTgccatcatcatcgtcatcatcaacACTGGAGCAGTTTTGTCCAACCGG aaaaaaaactctGCTTATAAACTGGACATGGCACCGGATTCTGTTGATGACCAATTTATAGGCTGCGCTGAAGAAACTCACAAACTGATAATAGACAAGGTCCTTAAAGaagatttaattaaaagtaaagaaTTCAACAAATCTTGGAATAAATACTCAAACATTACTGACAATTTTACAAGAATAATAAAGGTCTACACCGATCCACTGGGAGATCTTTATTCAAAATTCAATGCTGCTGTCAGTtcaggaaaaaaacattacCCCAAAACATTCAACTACACAGCCTTTCATTTCTTGCTAACACGTGCCATACAAATTTATAAAGTGCTGAGTTGTGTTGACGTTTTCCGTAGAACCAATGTTGATTTTAACATACCAAAGATTAATGATGTAATGCGATTTGGCAGGTTTGCATCGACTTCAGTAAAAGATGACATGCACAAAAAATTTGGCAGTAAATCCTGTTTTAAGATTAACACGTGCTTTGGTGCAAACATATCCAACATTTCTAAGATACCTGATGAAGAAGAAGTGCTAGTCCCAccttatgaaatatttattatcaaaaacattgaaaaaaaacagatgaactGCGAAGTCCTTTACACTCTAAAGAGTGTGGGAAATTTTAGCTGTATGGACTGCGAGCTGCTTaaccccccccaccaccaccaccacattaCCCCCACATAG